From Salinirubellus salinus, the proteins below share one genomic window:
- a CDS encoding carboxylate--amine ligase: MRESRSDRPGVVVPTGHDPASYTCVRSLAKRGIHTIVASEKHPPAAASRFCGEEATLPPPRDDILAYRDALLELAARPSVRTVVPVRPDDVYVLSKFRGQFTEHVSLPLLPFDRLQGSCDRMRLVDAAQEAGVPVPRTRLLTDDVDIDRPSIVKSRYNILVDEHVATFGPSELDVVKRFWHVSPEEQIDWVSIRREMRHTPIVQDFVRHDDMYVFGALYDRGEPLVTFQHRQIRGKSYTGGGGVYRESVSNPELEAVGRRLLDHLEWHGPACIEYMREEETGEYVLTEINPRMWQSLPTAVLAGADFPYYYWLLATGRPEEVRQGYELGVGTHQLYGELGYLDSIRHDDSLLVTRPSLSRAALSVLVSCVTDPHFDVLHLDDPSPFVSGVAKAVRKLPVHKWSG, translated from the coding sequence ATGCGTGAGTCGCGGAGCGACCGGCCGGGAGTCGTCGTTCCGACGGGCCACGACCCGGCGAGTTACACGTGCGTGCGTTCGCTCGCGAAGCGTGGCATCCACACGATCGTCGCCTCGGAGAAGCACCCGCCAGCAGCTGCATCGCGATTCTGCGGTGAGGAGGCCACGCTACCCCCACCGAGAGACGACATACTGGCGTACCGCGATGCACTGCTCGAACTGGCGGCCCGACCGAGTGTCCGAACCGTCGTTCCGGTTCGGCCGGACGACGTGTACGTCCTGTCGAAGTTCCGTGGACAGTTCACCGAACACGTCTCGCTCCCGCTCCTCCCGTTCGACCGGCTGCAGGGCAGTTGCGACCGGATGCGACTCGTCGACGCTGCCCAGGAGGCAGGCGTCCCTGTTCCGCGGACCCGACTGCTCACCGACGATGTCGACATCGACCGCCCCTCCATCGTCAAGTCCCGCTACAACATCCTCGTCGACGAACACGTCGCAACGTTCGGGCCGAGCGAACTGGACGTGGTCAAGAGGTTCTGGCACGTGTCTCCCGAAGAGCAGATCGACTGGGTGTCCATCCGGCGGGAGATGCGGCACACGCCGATCGTGCAGGATTTCGTCCGCCACGACGACATGTACGTGTTCGGTGCGCTGTACGACCGAGGCGAACCGCTCGTGACGTTCCAGCACCGGCAGATCCGGGGGAAATCCTACACCGGCGGTGGCGGCGTCTACCGTGAGTCCGTGTCGAACCCCGAACTCGAGGCCGTGGGCCGGAGGCTACTCGACCATCTGGAGTGGCACGGCCCCGCCTGCATCGAGTACATGCGCGAGGAGGAGACGGGCGAGTACGTTCTCACCGAGATCAATCCACGGATGTGGCAGTCACTCCCGACGGCCGTCCTGGCCGGCGCGGACTTCCCGTACTACTACTGGCTCCTCGCGACGGGACGGCCCGAGGAGGTGAGACAGGGATACGAGCTGGGTGTGGGGACCCACCAGCTCTACGGCGAACTGGGGTACCTCGACAGCATCCGACACGACGACTCACTGCTCGTGACTCGGCCGTCGTTGAGCCGTGCCGCGCTGTCGGTGCTGGTATCGTGCGTCACCGACCCACACTTCGACGTGCTCCATCTCGACGACCCGAGCCCCTTCGTCAGCGGGGTGGCGAAGGCGGTACGAAAGCTCCCGGTCCACAAGTGGAGCGGGTGA